The following coding sequences are from one Mycolicibacterium aichiense window:
- a CDS encoding CbtB domain-containing protein, whose amino-acid sequence MTTPQTKSRSRAVDLSAAKAVVWLSLTAFFALLVLYFVGVDQGATSVFGDNMYIHEFVHDARHLLGFPCH is encoded by the coding sequence ATGACTACTCCGCAGACCAAGAGCCGCTCGCGCGCCGTCGATCTCTCGGCCGCCAAAGCCGTCGTCTGGCTCTCGCTGACCGCTTTCTTCGCGCTGCTGGTGCTGTACTTCGTCGGTGTCGATCAAGGGGCCACCTCGGTGTTCGGCGACAACATGTACATCCACGAATTCGTGCATGACGCCCGCCACCTCCTCGGATTCCCCTGCCACTGA
- a CDS encoding YbjQ family protein — translation MLVVTTNDIPGWEIQRVCGEVFGLTVRSRNAFSQMGAGFKSMFGGELQGMTKNLAESRNEAMNRLMNEARTRGGNAIIGMRFDTTELGDVWTEICAYGTAVQAVPVTDAAKYTAQQLGYGAS, via the coding sequence ATGCTTGTGGTTACCACCAACGACATCCCCGGCTGGGAGATCCAGCGGGTGTGCGGCGAGGTCTTCGGCCTCACCGTGCGATCGCGCAACGCCTTCTCCCAGATGGGTGCGGGCTTCAAGAGCATGTTCGGCGGCGAGTTGCAGGGCATGACCAAGAACCTCGCCGAGAGCCGCAACGAGGCGATGAATCGCTTGATGAACGAGGCCCGCACCCGCGGCGGCAACGCGATCATCGGAATGCGGTTCGACACCACCGAACTCGGCGATGTGTGGACCGAAATCTGCGCCTACGGCACCGCGGTCCAGGCGGTCCCGGTCACCGATGCCGCCAAGTACACCGCGCAGCAACTGGGTTACGGCGCCAGCTGA
- the clpC1 gene encoding ATP-dependent protease ATP-binding subunit ClpC, which translates to MFERFTDRARRVVVLAQEEARMLNHNYIGTEHILLGLIHEGEGVAAKSLESLGISLEGVRSQVEEIIGQGQQAPSGHIPFTPRAKKVLELSLREALQLGHNYIGTEHILLGLIREGEGVAAQVLVKLGAELTRVRQQVIQLLSGYQGKETAEAGTGGRGGESGNPSTSLVLDQFGRNLTAAAMEGKLDPVIGREKEIERVMQVLSRRTKNNPVLIGEPGVGKTAVVEGLAQAIVHGEVPETLKDKQLYTLDLGSLVAGSRYRGDFEERLKKVLKEINTRGDIILFIDELHTLVGAGAAEGAIDAASILKPKLARGELQTIGATTLDEYRKYIEKDAALERRFQPVQVGEPTVAHTIEILKGLRDRYEAHHRVSITDAAMVAAATLADRYINDRFLPDKAIDLIDEAGARMRIRRMTAPPDLREFDEKIADARREKESAIDAQDFEKAANLRDREKQLVAQRAEREKQWRSGDLDVVAEVDDEQIAEVLGNWTGIPVFKLTEEETTRLLRMEDELHKRIIGQEDAVRAVSKAIRRTRAGLKDPKRPSGSFIFAGPSGVGKTELSKALAEFLFGDDDALIQIDMGEFHDRFTASRLFGAPPGYVGYEEGGQLTEKVRRKPFSVVLFDEIEKAHQEIYNTLLQVLEDGRLTDGQGRTVDFKNTVLIFTSNLGTSDISKAVGLGFTQGGGENNYERMKQKVNDELKKHFRPEFLNRIDDIIVFHQLTQDEIIQMVDLMVGRVSKQLKTKDMEMELTDNAKALLAKRGFDPVLGARPLRRTIQREIEDALSEKILFEEVGPGQLVTVDVENWDGEGAGEDAKFTFLGGPKRPEIPEADLANAGTASE; encoded by the coding sequence ATGTTTGAGAGATTCACCGACCGTGCCCGCAGGGTCGTCGTCCTGGCTCAAGAAGAAGCCCGGATGCTCAACCACAACTACATCGGCACCGAGCACATCCTGTTGGGACTTATTCATGAGGGTGAGGGCGTAGCTGCCAAGTCCCTGGAGTCGCTGGGCATCTCACTGGAAGGTGTCCGCAGCCAGGTCGAGGAGATCATCGGTCAGGGCCAGCAGGCCCCGTCCGGGCACATCCCCTTCACCCCGCGCGCCAAGAAGGTGCTGGAGCTGAGCTTGCGCGAGGCGCTGCAGCTCGGCCACAACTACATCGGCACCGAGCACATTCTGCTCGGCCTGATCCGGGAGGGCGAGGGCGTCGCCGCCCAGGTCCTCGTGAAGCTCGGCGCCGAACTGACCCGGGTGCGCCAGCAGGTCATCCAGCTGCTGAGCGGCTACCAGGGCAAGGAGACCGCGGAAGCCGGTACCGGCGGCCGTGGCGGCGAGTCCGGCAACCCGTCGACGTCGCTGGTCCTCGATCAGTTCGGCCGCAACCTCACCGCGGCCGCCATGGAGGGCAAGCTCGACCCGGTCATCGGCCGCGAGAAGGAAATCGAGCGGGTGATGCAGGTGCTGAGCCGGCGCACCAAGAACAACCCGGTGCTGATCGGCGAGCCCGGCGTCGGCAAGACCGCCGTCGTCGAGGGCCTGGCCCAGGCGATCGTGCACGGCGAGGTCCCCGAGACGCTCAAGGACAAGCAGCTCTACACCCTCGACCTCGGGTCGCTGGTGGCCGGCAGCCGTTACCGCGGTGATTTCGAGGAGCGCCTCAAGAAGGTGCTCAAGGAGATCAACACCCGCGGCGACATCATCCTGTTCATCGACGAGCTGCACACGCTGGTCGGTGCCGGTGCCGCCGAGGGTGCCATCGACGCGGCGTCGATCCTCAAGCCGAAGCTGGCTCGAGGTGAGCTGCAGACGATCGGTGCGACCACGCTCGACGAGTACCGCAAGTACATCGAGAAGGACGCCGCCCTGGAACGCCGCTTCCAGCCGGTCCAGGTCGGTGAGCCGACGGTGGCGCACACCATCGAGATCCTGAAGGGTCTGCGCGACCGGTACGAGGCCCACCACCGGGTGTCGATCACCGATGCGGCGATGGTTGCCGCGGCCACTCTGGCCGACCGCTACATCAACGACCGGTTCCTGCCGGACAAGGCGATCGACCTGATCGACGAGGCCGGCGCGCGGATGCGCATCCGCCGGATGACCGCACCGCCAGACCTGCGTGAGTTCGACGAGAAGATCGCCGACGCTCGCCGGGAGAAGGAATCCGCGATCGACGCGCAGGACTTCGAGAAGGCCGCGAATCTGCGGGACCGGGAGAAGCAACTGGTCGCTCAACGTGCTGAGCGTGAAAAGCAGTGGCGCTCAGGCGATCTCGATGTCGTGGCTGAGGTCGACGACGAGCAGATCGCCGAGGTGCTCGGCAACTGGACCGGCATCCCGGTGTTCAAGCTGACCGAGGAGGAGACGACTCGGCTGCTGCGCATGGAGGACGAGCTGCACAAGCGGATCATCGGCCAGGAGGATGCGGTCCGCGCGGTCAGCAAGGCCATCCGGCGTACCCGCGCCGGGCTGAAGGATCCCAAGCGCCCGTCCGGCTCGTTCATCTTCGCCGGCCCGTCCGGTGTCGGTAAGACCGAGCTGTCCAAGGCGCTGGCGGAGTTCCTGTTCGGCGACGACGACGCACTCATCCAGATCGACATGGGCGAGTTCCACGACCGCTTCACCGCGTCGCGGTTGTTCGGTGCACCGCCCGGATACGTCGGTTACGAGGAGGGCGGCCAGCTCACCGAGAAGGTGCGGCGCAAGCCGTTCTCGGTGGTGCTGTTCGACGAGATCGAGAAGGCCCACCAGGAGATCTACAACACCCTGTTGCAGGTGCTCGAGGACGGCCGTCTGACCGACGGCCAGGGCCGCACGGTCGACTTCAAGAACACCGTGCTGATCTTCACCTCGAACCTGGGCACCTCCGACATCAGCAAGGCGGTCGGACTCGGCTTCACCCAGGGTGGCGGCGAGAACAACTACGAGCGGATGAAGCAGAAGGTCAACGACGAGCTGAAGAAGCACTTCCGCCCGGAGTTCCTCAACCGCATCGACGACATCATCGTCTTCCACCAGCTGACTCAGGACGAGATCATCCAGATGGTCGACCTGATGGTGGGCAGGGTGTCCAAGCAGCTCAAGACCAAGGACATGGAGATGGAGCTGACCGACAACGCCAAGGCGCTGTTGGCCAAGCGAGGCTTCGACCCGGTCCTCGGTGCCCGGCCGCTGCGACGGACCATTCAGCGCGAGATCGAGGACGCCCTCTCGGAGAAGATTCTCTTCGAGGAGGTCGGCCCCGGTCAGCTGGTCACGGTCGACGTGGAGAACTGGGACGGCGAAGGCGCCGGCGAGGACGCGAAGTTCACCTTCCTCGGTGGACCCAAGCGTCCGGAGATCCCCGAAGCGGATCTGGCCAACGCAGGCACAGCCAGCGAGTAA
- a CDS encoding histidine phosphatase family protein translates to MSEVVRLTLVSHAMTDAMAAGRFPLDEELNPLGRRQLAGFDAGAADVVLSGPELRARQSAEALGLTPAVDPRLADLACGSWAGRSLDQVPPAELTQWLTDPDSRPHGGESVVELIVRVRGWLHDVARTPGRVVAFTHPAVVRAAILSTLDAPPKSFWRIDIAPASSTALHHRGSMWTLRSAVPGQ, encoded by the coding sequence GTGAGCGAGGTCGTCCGGCTGACCTTGGTGTCACACGCCATGACCGACGCCATGGCAGCCGGACGATTTCCGCTCGACGAAGAGCTCAACCCGCTGGGCCGACGTCAGCTCGCCGGCTTCGACGCGGGTGCCGCCGATGTGGTGCTCTCCGGGCCGGAACTCCGGGCCCGTCAGAGCGCGGAAGCGCTCGGCTTGACTCCCGCGGTCGATCCGCGGCTGGCCGACCTCGCGTGCGGCTCCTGGGCCGGACGCAGCCTCGACCAGGTGCCGCCGGCTGAGCTCACGCAGTGGCTGACCGACCCGGACAGCCGCCCGCACGGTGGCGAGTCGGTGGTCGAGCTGATCGTCCGGGTGCGCGGCTGGCTGCACGATGTGGCCCGCACACCGGGCCGCGTCGTCGCGTTCACCCACCCCGCGGTGGTTCGCGCGGCGATCCTCAGCACGCTCGATGCGCCGCCAAAGTCGTTCTGGCGCATCGATATCGCACCGGCCAGCAGCACCGCCCTACATCACCGGGGTTCGATGTGGACGCTGCGGTCAGCGGTACCGGGGCAGTAG
- a CDS encoding alanine racemase: MGSLLNAAAVTALAGERVDWRFKGLPASWSGLTVAQICAAAPDLLDAGPLGPVCVLSDTALRHNLATMAQWCARHGVELAPHGKTHMSPQLLARQFAAGGCAVTAATISQVRTYRAFGVREVVLANELVDAAGLTWLAAELDTDPEFRLICWVDSARGVALMTEALHAAGARRRLDVCVELGALGTRTGCRDDTTADAVAAAVVASPRLRLVGVAGYEAALGHDVSPAGVERVRGYLEWVRAVAIRLAPLCSDMVVTAGGSTHFDLVAETLTGPWRTVLRSGVYLTNDDGLYLRTSPLTRPGAEPGGFVPAMHVWAQVCSRPEPGLALLTMGRRDVSFDADLPVPQRLRVGSDWTDLAGCEVTALNDQHAFVRLSPAAEDAVQVGSWIEFGVSHPCTVFDKWQLIPVLDAGGRVVDLVRTFF; the protein is encoded by the coding sequence ATGGGGTCCCTCCTAAACGCGGCCGCGGTCACAGCCCTGGCGGGCGAACGAGTGGACTGGCGGTTCAAGGGGCTGCCCGCTTCCTGGTCGGGGCTGACGGTGGCGCAGATCTGTGCCGCCGCGCCCGACCTTCTCGACGCCGGGCCGCTGGGCCCGGTGTGCGTGCTCTCCGACACGGCGCTGCGGCACAACCTGGCCACGATGGCGCAGTGGTGCGCCCGGCACGGGGTCGAGCTGGCACCGCACGGGAAAACCCATATGTCGCCGCAGCTGCTGGCCCGGCAGTTCGCAGCTGGTGGGTGCGCGGTCACCGCCGCGACGATCAGCCAGGTGCGCACCTACCGCGCGTTCGGAGTGCGCGAGGTGGTGCTGGCCAACGAACTGGTGGACGCCGCGGGTCTGACGTGGCTGGCCGCGGAGCTCGACACCGATCCCGAGTTCCGGCTGATCTGCTGGGTGGACTCCGCGCGCGGGGTGGCGCTGATGACCGAGGCGTTGCACGCGGCGGGCGCGCGACGCCGGCTGGATGTCTGCGTCGAGTTGGGCGCGCTGGGCACCCGCACCGGCTGCCGCGACGACACGACGGCCGACGCCGTGGCGGCCGCTGTGGTCGCCAGTCCGCGGCTTCGCCTGGTCGGGGTGGCCGGCTACGAGGCCGCCCTGGGCCACGACGTGTCGCCCGCCGGCGTCGAGCGGGTGCGGGGCTATCTCGAGTGGGTTCGCGCGGTGGCTATTCGACTTGCGCCGCTGTGTTCGGACATGGTCGTAACCGCGGGTGGCAGTACGCATTTCGATCTGGTCGCCGAGACGCTGACGGGCCCGTGGCGCACGGTCCTGCGCAGCGGGGTGTATCTGACCAACGACGACGGGCTCTATCTGCGGACCTCACCGCTGACCAGGCCGGGTGCTGAGCCGGGCGGGTTCGTACCGGCGATGCACGTGTGGGCTCAGGTGTGTTCGCGGCCCGAACCGGGCCTGGCGTTGTTGACGATGGGCCGTCGCGACGTGTCCTTCGACGCAGATCTGCCTGTCCCACAACGACTTCGAGTCGGATCTGACTGGACGGACCTGGCCGGCTGTGAAGTGACCGCGCTCAACGACCAGCACGCGTTCGTGCGCCTGTCGCCGGCCGCCGAGGACGCCGTCCAGGTCGGCAGCTGGATCGAGTTCGGGGTGTCACACCCGTGCACGGTGTTCGACAAATGGCAGCTGATCCCGGTTTTGGATGCTGGCGGCCGGGTGGTCGATCTGGTGCGCACGTTCTTCTAG
- a CDS encoding CbtA family protein produces MEKSIIWRGILAGALAGVFGFVWSKIFIEPIVGRAIDFEDGTTAAHEAMEAASAHGHGHSHEGGELFTRTVQSNIGMGLGVLLFSVALGALFAVVFCVAYSRISNVSARKLAVLTAGAMLVSLWVVPALKYPPSPPATSLDDTIKQRALLYILMVALSALFMVAAVYLAFQLTPKLGAWNATLAAGGAYIVAVAVVMLLLPTINETPGPMVNDAGMIVFPGFPATDLYEFRLYALGTQVIVWATIGLAGAAMLHRLLDSKQRELVKA; encoded by the coding sequence ATGGAAAAATCAATAATCTGGCGCGGCATCCTGGCCGGCGCCCTTGCAGGCGTGTTCGGATTCGTCTGGTCCAAGATCTTCATCGAGCCGATCGTCGGCCGCGCCATCGACTTTGAAGACGGCACCACAGCGGCACACGAAGCCATGGAGGCGGCGTCCGCGCATGGGCACGGGCACAGCCATGAAGGCGGAGAGCTGTTCACCCGCACGGTGCAGTCCAACATCGGCATGGGGCTGGGCGTGCTGTTGTTCAGCGTGGCGCTCGGTGCGTTGTTCGCCGTCGTGTTCTGCGTGGCGTACAGCCGCATCAGCAATGTGTCGGCGCGCAAGCTCGCGGTACTGACCGCGGGGGCGATGCTCGTCTCGCTGTGGGTGGTGCCGGCGCTCAAGTATCCGCCCAGCCCGCCGGCCACCAGCCTGGACGACACCATCAAGCAGCGCGCGCTGCTGTACATCCTGATGGTGGCGCTCTCGGCGCTGTTCATGGTCGCCGCGGTCTATCTGGCTTTCCAGCTCACGCCGAAGCTCGGCGCCTGGAACGCCACGCTGGCCGCCGGCGGCGCGTACATCGTCGCGGTCGCGGTCGTGATGCTGCTGCTGCCGACGATCAACGAGACGCCGGGACCGATGGTCAACGACGCCGGGATGATTGTGTTCCCGGGCTTCCCCGCGACGGATCTCTACGAGTTCCGGCTCTACGCGCTGGGCACCCAGGTGATCGTATGGGCGACGATCGGTCTGGCCGGTGCGGCGATGCTGCACCGCTTGCTCGACAGCAAGCAGCGGGAGCTCGTCAAGGCGTGA
- a CDS encoding type III pantothenate kinase, producing MLLAIDVRNTHTVVGLISGSGDHAKVVQHWRIRTEPEVTADELALTIEGLIGDDSERLTGATGLSTVPSVMYEVRLMLEQYWSAVPHVLIEPGVRTGIPLLVDNPKEVGADRIVNCLAAYAKFSSAAIVVDFGSSICVDVVSAKGEFLGGAIAPGVQVSSDAAAARSAALRRVELTRPRSVVGKNTVECMQAGAMFGFAGLVDGLVNRIREDVDGFAGSDVAVVATGHTAPLMLPDLHTVQHYDQHLTLDGLRMVYERNRDNQRRIKSAR from the coding sequence GTGTTGCTGGCGATCGACGTCCGCAACACCCACACAGTCGTCGGATTGATCTCAGGATCCGGCGATCATGCGAAAGTCGTGCAGCACTGGCGAATCCGTACCGAGCCGGAAGTGACCGCCGACGAACTCGCGCTCACCATCGAGGGATTGATCGGCGACGACTCCGAACGACTGACCGGTGCGACCGGCCTGTCCACCGTGCCCTCGGTGATGTACGAGGTCCGGCTCATGCTCGAGCAGTACTGGTCTGCCGTACCGCATGTGCTGATCGAGCCTGGTGTGCGCACCGGAATTCCGCTGCTGGTCGACAACCCGAAGGAGGTCGGCGCCGACCGGATCGTGAACTGCCTCGCTGCCTACGCGAAGTTCTCCTCGGCGGCCATCGTGGTGGATTTCGGTTCCTCGATCTGTGTGGATGTCGTCTCCGCGAAGGGCGAATTCCTCGGGGGCGCAATTGCTCCCGGTGTTCAGGTGTCCTCGGACGCGGCGGCCGCACGGTCGGCGGCGCTGCGTCGCGTCGAGCTCACCAGGCCGCGGTCCGTGGTCGGCAAGAACACCGTGGAGTGCATGCAGGCCGGTGCGATGTTCGGTTTCGCGGGGCTGGTCGACGGCCTGGTGAACCGGATCCGCGAGGATGTCGACGGCTTTGCCGGCTCCGACGTGGCGGTTGTCGCCACCGGTCACACCGCCCCGTTGATGCTGCCCGATCTGCACACCGTGCAGCACTACGATCAGCACCTCACCCTCGACGGCCTGCGGATGGTCTACGAACGCAACCGCGACAATCAGCGCCGGATCAAATCAGCCCGCTAG
- the lysS gene encoding lysine--tRNA ligase: MSSADTPETDHADSDVPEQFRIRQGKREALLAEGKDPYPVSVPRTHSLAEIRAAYPNLEADAATGEIVGVTGRVVFARNSGKLCFATLQEGDGTQLQAMISLAGVGQDALEAWKTEVDLGDIVFVHGEVISSRRGELSVLADAWQMASKALRPLPVAHKEMSEESRVRQRYVDLIVRPQARTVARQRIAVVRALRNALDRRGFLEVETPMLQTLAGGAAARPFITHSNALDADLYLRIAPELFLKRCVVGGLEKVFELNRNFRNEGADSTHSPEFSMLETYQAWGTYDDSAIVTREVIQEVADEAIGTRQVPLPDGTIYDLDGEWPSLEMYPSLSEALGEEITPDTSLEYLLTIADRLEVEIPRDRGYGHGKVIEELWEHTVGDTLWAPTFVKDFPVETTPLTRQHRSIPGVTEKWDLYVRGFELATGYSELVDPIVQRERFEAQARAAAAGDDEAMALDEDFLAAMEYAMPPTTGTGMGVDRLLMALTGLSIRETVLFPIVRRHG; this comes from the coding sequence GTGAGCTCTGCTGATACTCCGGAAACCGACCACGCGGACTCCGACGTCCCCGAGCAGTTCCGGATTCGCCAGGGCAAGCGCGAGGCCTTATTGGCCGAAGGAAAAGATCCGTATCCCGTCTCGGTGCCACGAACCCATTCGCTGGCCGAGATCAGGGCCGCGTATCCGAACCTGGAAGCCGACGCCGCCACGGGCGAGATCGTCGGCGTCACCGGGCGGGTGGTGTTCGCCCGGAACTCGGGCAAGTTGTGCTTCGCCACCCTGCAGGAGGGCGACGGCACCCAGTTGCAGGCCATGATCAGCCTGGCCGGTGTCGGTCAGGACGCCCTCGAGGCCTGGAAGACCGAGGTGGACCTCGGGGACATCGTGTTCGTGCACGGCGAGGTGATCAGTTCCCGCCGCGGCGAACTCTCGGTGCTGGCCGATGCCTGGCAGATGGCCAGCAAGGCATTGCGTCCACTGCCCGTCGCTCACAAGGAAATGAGCGAAGAGTCGCGCGTCCGGCAGCGCTACGTCGACCTGATCGTGCGCCCGCAGGCCCGAACCGTGGCCCGGCAACGCATCGCCGTAGTCCGAGCGCTGCGTAATGCGCTGGATCGTCGCGGGTTCCTCGAAGTCGAGACGCCGATGCTTCAGACGCTGGCCGGTGGGGCGGCGGCACGGCCGTTCATCACCCACTCCAACGCGCTCGACGCCGATCTGTATCTGCGGATCGCGCCGGAGTTGTTCCTCAAGCGATGCGTGGTCGGCGGACTGGAGAAGGTTTTCGAGCTCAATCGGAACTTCCGAAACGAAGGTGCCGATTCGACGCATTCGCCGGAATTCTCGATGCTCGAGACTTATCAAGCATGGGGAACCTATGACGATTCGGCGATCGTCACCCGTGAAGTTATTCAGGAAGTCGCGGATGAGGCGATCGGCACCCGGCAAGTGCCATTGCCGGACGGAACAATCTATGACCTCGACGGTGAATGGCCGTCGCTGGAAATGTACCCGTCGTTGTCTGAAGCCCTCGGTGAAGAGATCACCCCGGACACTTCGCTGGAATATCTCCTGACTATTGCCGACCGGCTGGAGGTGGAGATCCCAAGGGATCGCGGCTACGGGCACGGCAAGGTGATCGAAGAACTGTGGGAGCACACCGTCGGCGACACATTGTGGGCTCCGACATTCGTCAAGGATTTCCCGGTCGAGACCACACCCCTGACCCGGCAGCACCGCAGCATCCCCGGCGTGACGGAGAAGTGGGATCTGTACGTGCGCGGGTTCGAGTTGGCCACCGGCTATTCCGAGCTGGTCGACCCGATCGTGCAGCGCGAGCGCTTCGAAGCCCAAGCCAGGGCAGCGGCCGCGGGCGACGACGAGGCGATGGCACTCGACGAGGATTTTCTGGCGGCAATGGAGTATGCGATGCCCCCGACCACGGGAACTGGAATGGGTGTCGATCGGCTGCTGATGGCACTCACCGGCTTGTCAATTCGGGAAACTGTTTTGTTCCCGATTGTTCGCCGACATGGCTGA
- the lsr2 gene encoding histone-like nucleoid-structuring protein Lsr2, whose translation MAKKVTVTLVDDFDGAGAADETVEFALDGVSYEIDLSSKNAQKLRNDLKQWVEASRRVGGRRRGRSGPAGRGRASIDREQSAAIREWARRNGHKVSTRGRIPADIIDAFHAAT comes from the coding sequence ATGGCCAAAAAAGTGACCGTGACTCTCGTCGACGATTTCGACGGTGCGGGCGCAGCCGATGAAACGGTCGAATTCGCGCTCGATGGCGTGAGCTATGAGATCGATCTTTCGTCAAAGAATGCTCAGAAACTGCGCAACGATCTAAAGCAGTGGGTCGAGGCCAGCCGCCGGGTGGGCGGCCGTCGCCGTGGGCGTTCGGGCCCGGCCGGCCGTGGCCGCGCCAGCATTGATCGGGAGCAGAGCGCCGCGATCCGGGAATGGGCGCGCCGCAACGGCCACAAGGTGTCGACTCGGGGACGCATCCCGGCCGACATCATCGACGCCTTCCACGCCGCAACATAG
- the panC gene encoding pantoate--beta-alanine ligase encodes MTSPKFAPGQLNLYQAPQAVSDVTRALRHTGRRVMLVPTMGALHDGHLSLVRAAKKVPGAVVVVSIFVNPLQFGAGEDLDAYPRTLESDLELLRGEDVEVVFAPSASAMYPDGPRTTVHPGPLGGDLEGASRPGHFAGMLTVVLKLLQIVRPDRAFFGEKDYQQLVLIRQMVGDLNVDVRVVGVPIVRESDGLAMSSRNRYLNSEEREQACALSSALLAGMWAAAGGADAALDAARAVLDEVPAIKVDYLELRGPWLEPAPPYGPARLLVAARLGSTRLLDNIAVDLSTDTAPPGVGGNGDHPEITWRN; translated from the coding sequence ATGACTTCGCCGAAATTCGCTCCCGGACAACTCAATCTGTACCAGGCGCCGCAGGCGGTATCCGATGTGACGCGCGCGCTGCGCCACACCGGGCGGCGGGTGATGCTGGTGCCGACGATGGGCGCGCTGCACGACGGCCATCTGTCTCTGGTGCGCGCCGCCAAGAAGGTGCCCGGCGCGGTTGTCGTGGTGTCGATCTTCGTCAACCCCTTGCAGTTCGGCGCCGGCGAAGATCTCGACGCCTATCCTCGCACTCTGGAATCCGATCTCGAACTCCTTCGCGGTGAAGACGTCGAGGTGGTGTTCGCCCCGAGCGCGTCGGCCATGTATCCAGACGGGCCGCGGACCACGGTGCATCCCGGTCCGTTGGGTGGCGATCTCGAAGGCGCCTCTCGGCCAGGGCATTTCGCCGGCATGCTGACCGTCGTACTGAAGCTGCTACAGATCGTGCGACCGGATCGGGCGTTCTTCGGTGAGAAGGATTACCAGCAGCTCGTGCTGATCCGCCAGATGGTCGGCGACCTCAACGTTGATGTCCGGGTCGTCGGTGTACCCATCGTCCGCGAGTCTGACGGGTTGGCCATGTCCTCGCGCAATCGCTACCTCAATTCCGAGGAGCGTGAGCAGGCTTGCGCGCTGTCCTCGGCGCTGTTGGCCGGCATGTGGGCAGCGGCCGGCGGAGCCGACGCCGCGCTGGACGCCGCCCGGGCAGTGCTCGACGAAGTGCCTGCCATCAAGGTCGATTACCTAGAACTGCGGGGGCCGTGGCTGGAGCCAGCGCCGCCGTACGGCCCCGCGCGTCTGCTGGTCGCCGCACGCCTGGGCAGCACCCGGCTACTGGACAACATCGCCGTCGATCTGTCCACCGACACCGCTCCGCCCGGCGTTGGCGGCAACGGTGATCACCCCGAAATCACCTGGAGAAATTGA
- the panD gene encoding aspartate 1-decarboxylase, producing the protein MFRTMLKSKIHRATVTHADLHYVGSVTVDADLMDAADLLEGEQVTIVDIDNGARLETYVITGKRGTGVIGINGAAAHLVHPGDLVILIAYGVMVDAEAREYRPRVVFVDADNRQIDLGDDPAHVPDDVTGLLSPRTVS; encoded by the coding sequence ATGTTCCGCACGATGCTGAAGTCGAAGATTCATCGCGCGACCGTCACCCACGCCGACCTGCACTACGTCGGCTCGGTGACCGTCGACGCCGACCTGATGGACGCCGCCGACCTGCTCGAGGGTGAACAGGTGACCATCGTCGACATCGACAATGGTGCGCGGCTGGAGACCTACGTCATCACTGGGAAGCGCGGCACCGGGGTGATCGGAATCAACGGTGCCGCAGCACATCTGGTACATCCCGGCGATCTGGTGATCCTGATCGCCTACGGCGTGATGGTCGATGCCGAGGCGCGGGAGTACCGGCCGCGCGTCGTGTTCGTCGACGCCGACAACCGGCAGATCGATCTCGGTGACGACCCGGCCCACGTGCCCGACGATGTCACCGGCTTGCTGTCGCCGCGGACGGTGAGCTGA